The sequence below is a genomic window from Actinokineospora baliensis.
GGCGCGGGAGAACGCCTTCGCGATCGCCGGGTCGGGGGTCCTGATCGTGCCGTGCAGCAGCGCGCTCGCGGTCTCCTCGGTGTCGGCGTCGGGGTGGTCGGTGCGGGCGAGGGTCCAGGAGACGCCTGCGAACCCGATCTGCCGCTTGACGAGCTCGGCCTTGCGCTCGATGTCGAGTCCACAGAGGACGAAGGTGGCGCTGTTGCGGAACCCGGCGAGGGTGTTCACGCAGACCTTGACCGTCTCCGGCGGCGGCGCACCCCGGACGCCGCTGATCCGGACGCGGTCGGGGCCGTCGTCGGTGAGGGTGATCGTGTCGAACCGGGTGGTCACGTCGGGGCCGAGGTAGTCGGCGCCCTGGATCTCGTAGAGCAGTTGCGCGGTCACGGTTTCCCGGGTGACCGCGCCGCCGGTGCCCGCGTGTTTGGTGATCACCGAGGAGCCGTCCGCGTGCACCTCGGCGATCGGGAACCCCGGCCGGGTGGCGTCGAGCTCGGTGAAGAAGGCGAAGTTGCCGCCGGTGGCCTGCGCGCCGCACTCCAGGACGTGCCCGGCGACCGTCGCCCCCGCCAGCCGGTCGAAGTCGTCGCGCGCCCACCCGAAGTGCGCCGCCGCAGGCCCGACGACCAGCGACGCGTCCGTCACCCGCCCGGTGACCACGACGTCCGCCCCCGCGGCCAGGCAGGCCGCGATCCCCCACCCACCGAGGTAGGCGTTGGCGGTGAGCGCGTCCGGGAACTCAGGCCCCCGAAGGTCATCACCCTCCACATGCGCCACCCGCACGTCGAGCCCGCGATCGGCGGCCAACGCCCGAACGGCGTCGGCGAGCCCGGCCGGGTTCAACCCACCCGCGTTGGTGACGATCTTGACGCCCCTGTCCACGGCCGTCACCAACGACCGCTCCAACTGCCGCAAGAACGTCCTGACATACCCACCCGACGGGTCCCCGAGCAACTGCCGCCCCAGGATCAACATGGTCAACTCAGCCAGGTAGTCCCCGGTGACGACGTCGAGCTCACCCCCCGTCACCATCTCGTCGAACGCGTCGAACCGATCCCCCCAGAACCCAGACGCGTTCCCGATGCGGATCATGCCCTGCTCCTCCCCGCCCCCGGCGGCCCAGCGAAGGCCTGCGCGATCCCCAACCACACCTCAGCATCCACACCCACCGCCACCAGCGCCGTGTCCGCCCGGTGGACCCGCTGCGTGACCAAACGGCAGAAGTCGAGGGCGGGGCCGCGAACGCGTTGGGCTGCGTCCGGAGGTCCCCAGGTCCACACGCCGTCCGGGCCGGTCAGTTCGATGTGGAACTCCTCCACAGGCACCGGACGGCCCCGGACCAGGTAGGCGAAGTTTCGGGTTCGGACGCCGAGGTGGGCTATGTGGCGGAGGCGGGGGGTGGGGGTTCGCCGGATGCCCAGGGCGTCGGTCACGTCGCCTGCGTGGGCCCAGGTTTCCATGATCCGGGCGGTGGCCATCGAGGTCGCGCTCATCGGGGGGCCGTACCAGGGGAGCTTGCCCGTGGCGCGGGACAGGGCGATGGCCAGGCGGTCTCGGGAGGTGCGCCAGCGGTGGAGCAACTCCGCAGGCGGGAGTGCGGCGCCCGCCTCCGCGGACTCGTCGACGATGCCTGCGGTGAGCTGGCCCAACTCGGCGGTGAACGCGTCGGGGTCGGTCGCGGCGAGGAGGGCTCGGTCGTCGGTCCAGGTCAGGTGGGCTATCTGGTGGGCGACCGTCCAGCCGGGGGCGGGGGTTGGCGTGGTCCACGCGGCCGCGGGCAGGTCACCGACGGCGGCGTCCAGTTCGGCGCCCTCGGCCCGCAGGTCGGCGAGCAGGGCGGACAGGTCGATCACCACCCCACGGTGACACGGGCGACCCACCTTTTCAAGCATTCATGCTTGATTGTTTCGCTGGCCGCGGTGACCGCGTGGATCAGCCGATCGGGTGGCCCTGACCGCCTGGCGTTCGCCTGGGCGACGGCAACCGGACACCCGGTGTCGCCAGGATGGCGGTATGTCGGTTCGGGAGACCAGGCGCGCGGAGCGCGGGGAGCGGTTCGCCGCGCTGATGGCGGCGGTGGTGCGGCGGCTGCCGTTCGGGTTGTCCCGGGTGGTGCCGCCGAGCCTGCTCGGGTTCGCGGTGATCAACGGGTTCACCTTCGGCGTGGACCTGGCGCTGTTGACCGTCATGCGCAGCGGGTTCGGCTGGCCGCTGCCGGTGAGCATCACGATCGGGTACATCGCGGCGTTCGGGCTGAGCTTCGTGCTGAACCGGGCGCTCAACTTCCGCTCGCACGCCGATGTGGGGCCGCAGGTCGGCAAGTACGTCGTGGTGGTGACGATCAACTACCTCGCCTGGATCCTCGGGGTCGGCAGCGGGCTGGCCGCGCTCGGCGTCGACTACCACTTGGCCCGCCTCGCCGCGGGGGCGTGCGAGGCGGTCTACATGTACGTGTGCATGCGGTGGATCGTCTTCCGCGAGAAGCCCTAAGAGCGCAGATCACCTCGCTCGCGCTGCCACGACGAGACCGCCTCTAGGCCCGCATCCAACTCCTCGCCGAGCATCGCCACACGGTTGTCGACCACCTCTTGCCCCAAGAGGGCCACCGCGAGCTTGGATGTCGTTAGGCGTTGCAAGGCCTCCCACGGCGTCCGCGCCAGGTCGCCGACCAACTTGTTCTCGGGCGGCGGCGCCAAACGTTCCTCTACACCGGAAACACCAGCAGCGATCAAGGCGGCGACTACAAGGTGCACCTGGGCGTCCGCGCCCGCGAACCGGGCCTCCATCCGCAGCGACGGCCCATGCCCAGCGAGCCGGACGGCGGCAGTGCGGTCATCACTCCCCCACCGCAGCGAGCGGGGCGAGAACGGTGACGTGCGAAGGCGGACGTAAGAGTTCCAGGTAGGCGCCCAGAACGCGGTCAGGTCCGGTGCTGCGCGCAGGACACCCGCGAGGAAGTGGCCGAAGAGGGTCG
It includes:
- a CDS encoding acyclic terpene utilization AtuA family protein; the encoded protein is MIRIGNASGFWGDRFDAFDEMVTGGELDVVTGDYLAELTMLILGRQLLGDPSGGYVRTFLRQLERSLVTAVDRGVKIVTNAGGLNPAGLADAVRALAADRGLDVRVAHVEGDDLRGPEFPDALTANAYLGGWGIAACLAAGADVVVTGRVTDASLVVGPAAAHFGWARDDFDRLAGATVAGHVLECGAQATGGNFAFFTELDATRPGFPIAEVHADGSSVITKHAGTGGAVTRETVTAQLLYEIQGADYLGPDVTTRFDTITLTDDGPDRVRISGVRGAPPPETVKVCVNTLAGFRNSATFVLCGLDIERKAELVKRQIGFAGVSWTLARTDHPDADTEETASALLHGTIRTPDPAIAKAFSRATVELALSSYPGFTLTAPPSDGTPVGVYRPVHIPPEAVDHVAVLPDGTRQSIPWTPGSPSRQRAVEAPRVTFGATRRIPLGTVIGARSGDKGGDANLGVWVRDQNAFPWLATELTADRLRELLPETAELAIDRHLLPNLNAVNFVIHDLLGQGVAASTRFDPQAKALGEWLRSRHVEVPEELL
- a CDS encoding TIGR03084 family metal-binding protein, producing MIDLSALLADLRAEGAELDAAVGDLPAAAWTTPTPAPGWTVAHQIAHLTWTDDRALLAATDPDAFTAELGQLTAGIVDESAEAGAALPPAELLHRWRTSRDRLAIALSRATGKLPWYGPPMSATSMATARIMETWAHAGDVTDALGIRRTPTPRLRHIAHLGVRTRNFAYLVRGRPVPVEEFHIELTGPDGVWTWGPPDAAQRVRGPALDFCRLVTQRVHRADTALVAVGVDAEVWLGIAQAFAGPPGAGRSRA
- a CDS encoding GtrA family protein, with product MSVRETRRAERGERFAALMAAVVRRLPFGLSRVVPPSLLGFAVINGFTFGVDLALLTVMRSGFGWPLPVSITIGYIAAFGLSFVLNRALNFRSHADVGPQVGKYVVVVTINYLAWILGVGSGLAALGVDYHLARLAAGACEAVYMYVCMRWIVFREKP